One Camelus ferus isolate YT-003-E chromosome 27, BCGSAC_Cfer_1.0, whole genome shotgun sequence DNA window includes the following coding sequences:
- the ISL2 gene encoding insulin gene enhancer protein ISL-2: MVDIIFHYPFLGTMGDHSKKKPGTAMCVGCGSQIHDQFILRVSPDLEWHAACLKCAECSQYLDETCTCFVRDGKTYCKRDYVRLFGIKCAKCQVGFSSSDLVMRARDSVYHIECFRCSVCSRQLLPGDEFSLREHELLCRADHGLLLERAAAGSPRSPGPLPGARGLHLPDPGSGRQPSLRPHVHKQTEKTTRVRTVLNEKQLHTLRTCYAANPRPDALMKEQLVEMTGLSPRVIRVWFQNKRCKDKKKSILMKQLQQQQHNDKTSLQGLTGTPLVAGSPIRHESAVQGSAVEVQTYQPPWKALSEFALQSDLDQPAFQQLVSFSESGSLGNSSGSDVTSLSSQLPDTPNSMVPSPVET; this comes from the exons AGAAGCCCGGGACGGCCATGTGCGTGGGCTGCGGGAGTCAGATCCACGACCAGTTTATCCTGCGGGTGTCGCCCGACCTCGAGTGGCACGCAGCCTGCCTCAAGTGCGCCGAGTGCAGCCAGTACCTTGACGAGACGTGCACGTGCTTCGTGAGAGACGGGAAGACCTACTGCAAGCGGGACTATGTCAG GCTCTTCGGCATCAAGTGCGCCAAGTGCCAGGTGGGCTTCAGCAGCAGCGATCTGGTGATGCGGGCGCGGGACAGCGTGTACCACATCGAGTGCTTCCGCTGCTCTGTGTGCAGCCGCCAGCTGCTGCCCGGCGACGAGTTCTCGTTGAGGGAGCACGAGCTGCTCTGCCGCGCGGACCACGGCCTCCTGCTCGAGCGCGCCGCGGCCGGCAGCCCGCGCAGCCCTGGACCGCTCCCCGGCGCCCGCGGCCTGCATCTGCCAG ACCCGGGGTCCGGCCGGCAGCCCTCGCTGCGCCCGCATGTGCACAAACAGACGGAGAAGACAACCCGCGTGCGGACCGTGCTCAACGAGAAGCAGCTGCACACTCTGCGGACGTGCTACGCCGCCAACCCACGGCCCGACGCGCTCATGAAGGAGCAGCTGGTGGAGATGACCGGCCTGAGCCCGCGAGTCATCCGAGTCTGGTTCCAGAACAAGCGTTGCAAGGATAAGAAGAAATCCATCCTTAtgaagcagctgcagcagcagcagcacaacGACAAGACG AGCCTCCAGGGACTGACCGGGACGCCCCTGGTTGCGGGCAGCCCCATCCGCCACGAGAGCGCGGTGCAGGGCAGCGCTGTCGAGGTGCAGACGTACCAACCGCCCTGGAAAGCGCTCAGCGAGTTCGCCCTCCAGAGTGACCTGGACCAACCCGCCTTCCAGCAGCTG GTCTCCTTCTCCGAGTCTGGCTCCCTAGGCAACTCCTCCGGCAGCGACGTGACCTCCCTGTCATCGCAGCTCCCGGACACCCCCAACAGCATGGTGCCGAGTCCCGTGGAAACGTGA